The window TTCTTGGTTAAAATCGACAAACGGTTTCCTTTTAGGGTTCGTTTATCGTGGATTTCATTTCGATTTGGGGGTTTCGTGTAAGGGTTCGAAATCTAAAAGGGGGTTTTAATTTCTTCGTTTAAATCAACATACGGATTTCTTTTACTGTTCGTTCATCGTGGATTTTAATTGGATTTGGGGGTTTTTAGTTAgtctttcaaattttttttttttgtttctcggTTGCTTCTGTTCTAATTATTTGTTTTCCTGATACAGATGGATCCCGAAGCAGAGATAAGAGACACAAAGAGAAGAAAGGAGCACATCGATATGCTTTCATACGTGTGTGATTCAGAACACGGGATTCCGACGAGGTGTCCCTGTGGTGGGAGTATAATTCACGAGGTTCGTGGGAAGGAGGAATACGACACTCTCCCCGGCAAGCGTTTCTTCACCTGCATAAACTACGAGGTAAAAAACGGGTTCTTGTCTTTTAAATTATGTCTTCTGTTTTTGTCTGTTAATTAACAATCTGATATAGTTTATGTGTTGTTACCAAGGCTGATGGTTTTCATTATCGTCAGCCTTGGGTCATTGGTGTGCAGGAGCATATCGAACGGCTCACAAGTCGTGTGGAGGAGGTGGAGGCGGTGATCAAGTGGCTGCCGGAGGTGAATAATAAGATTAAG is drawn from Brassica rapa cultivar Chiifu-401-42 chromosome A05, CAAS_Brap_v3.01, whole genome shotgun sequence and contains these coding sequences:
- the LOC103848559 gene encoding uncharacterized protein LOC103848559; translation: MDPEAEIRDTKRRKEHIDMLSYVCDSEHGIPTRCPCGGSIIHEVRGKEEYDTLPGKRFFTCINYEADGFHYRQPWVIGVQEHIERLTSRVEEVEAVIKWLPEVNNKIKSLEAEVKALTVEVDRLTGKVYNLTVQVDHLEKCCFD